A genomic stretch from Alosa sapidissima isolate fAloSap1 chromosome 3, fAloSap1.pri, whole genome shotgun sequence includes:
- the lrrc59 gene encoding leucine-rich repeat-containing protein 59: MRAKAKFENIRDKIDGNEVDLSLCNLTDVPVRELAAYPKATKLDLSCNNLITLPPEFCGLTHLVRIDLSKNQLTSLPEDLGLLSSLNHLDLFQNKLQTLPVSFSQLRSLKWLDLKDNPLEATLAKAAGDCLDDKQCRQCAVKVLQHMRVLQEEADRLREKHLLRQRELELKREAKQREREAKEKEVRKREKAEEKERKRKEYEAQQAALAAQEQQKKKREEKKKRAAAAADKKKVESVVVVRSHWSVSSMLFRFLLLLLLGVGSSVAVCHLTALRDEEVCAPLRMLLQGALQWAEGQELLQPILQKISALTASSPAL, encoded by the exons ATGAGAGCGAAAGCAAAGTTTGAAAATATTCGGGACAAAATTGATGGCAATGAGGTAGACCTCAGTCTTTGCAACCTCACGGATGTCCCCGTCAGAGAGCTG GCGGCTTATCCCAAAGCCACAAAACTGGATCTCTCCTGCAACAATCTGATCACACTCCCA CCCGAGTTCTGTGGTCTGACTCATCTGGTGCGGATCGACCTAAGTAAGAACCAGCTGACGAGCCTCCCTGAAGACCTTGGCCTCCTCAGTAGCCTGAACCACCTGGACCTCTTCCAGAACAAACTACAGACACTCCCTGTTAGCTTCTCACAGCTCAGG agtctgAAATGGCTGGACCTAAAGGATAACCCTCTTGAGGCAACTCTGGCCAAAGCTGCTGGTGACTGTCTGGATGACAAGCAGTGCAGGCAATGTGCTGTCAAg gtactgCAGCACATGAGGGTCCTTCAGGAGGAGGCGGATAGGTTGAGAGAGAAGCATCTGCTCAGACAGAGAG AGCTGGAGCTGAAGCGTGAGGCCAAGCAGAGGGAGCGGGAGGCGAAGGAGAAGGAGGTGCGGAAGCGAGAGAAGgcggaagagaaggagaggaagaggaaggagtaCGAGGCCCAGCAGGCCGCTCTGGCCGCCCAGGAGcagcagaagaagaagagggaagagaagaagaagagagccGCAGCCGCCGCAG ATAAGAAGAAGGTGGAgtctgtggtggtggtgcgtTCTCATTGGTCAGTGTCGTCCATGCTGTTCCGgttcctgctcctgctgctgctgggagtGGGCAGCTCGGTGGCGGTGTGTCACCTGACCGCGCTCCGCGACGAGGAGGTGTGCGCGCCGCTCCGGATGCTCCTGCAGGGGGCGCTACAGTGGGCTGAGGGCCAGGAGCTACTGCAGCCCATCCTACAGAAAATCTCGGCCCTCACTGCCTCCAGCCCAGCCCTCTGA